A genomic stretch from Cyprinus carpio isolate SPL01 chromosome A12, ASM1834038v1, whole genome shotgun sequence includes:
- the LOC109110012 gene encoding homeobox protein Hox-B8b — translation MSSYFVNSLFTKFKGGDSLRSNYYDCSGYAPDLGGRPSVLYGHNSGPAFTHAAQFPEFYHHGTSSFSHASYQQNPCAVAYPGDATGNFLGQDGLQRQSLFSAPDADFTQFGDCDLKVNSIRDGLESAEPCTAQLFPWMRPQATGRRRGRQTYSRYQTLELEKEFLFNPYLTRKRRIEVSHALALTERQVKIWFQNRRMKWKKEHNKDKFPSSKAEQEQIEREGPEGSQASEKHTSGEEDSETSSNSK, via the exons ATGAGTTCTTACTTCGTCAATTCCCTCTTCACTAAATTTAAAGGAGGCGATTCTCTGCGCTCCAACTACTATGACTGCTCAGGGTACGCGCCGGATCTTGGAGGCAGACCATCTGTGCTGTACGGCCACAACTCAGGACCTGCGTTTACGCACGCGGCTCAGTTCCCGGAATTCTACCACCACGGTACATCATCCTTCTCCCACGCGTCTTACCAACAGAACCCGTGCGCAGTAGCTTACCCTGGAGATGCCACAGGAAACTTCTTGGGCCAGGACGGTTTACAGAGACAGTCGCTCTTCAGCGCACCAGATGCGGATTTTACGCAGTTTGGGGATTGTGATTTAAAGGTCAACAGTATCAGGGATGGTTTGGAAAGTGCAGAACCATGCACAGCGCAGCTCTTCCCATGGATGAGACCACAAG CTACCGGCCGGAGAAGAGGCAGGCAGACCTACAGCCGCTACCAGACGCTGGAGCTGGAGAAGGAGTTCCTGTTCAATCCTTACCTGACCCGCAAGCGGCGCATCGAAGTGTCTCACGCACTGGCCCTCACTGAGAGGCAGGTGAAGATCTGGTTTCAGAACAGACGTATGAAGTggaaaaaagaacacaacaaaGACAAGTTTCCCAGCAGCAAAGCGGAACAAGAGCAAATTGAGAGAGAGGGACCTGAGGGGAGCCAGGCATCAGAAAAACACACATCAGGAGAAGAGGACTCGGAGACTTCCAGTAATTCTAAATAG